The following coding sequences are from one bacterium SCSIO 12741 window:
- a CDS encoding sodium:solute symporter, which produces MSQIDWVVLIGTLATIVGYGVWKTRKNANLNEYLKGGKDLGWATIGLSVMATQASAITFISTPGQAYESGMAFVQNYFGLPLALIVVCAVFIPIYYKLKVYTAYEYLEQRFDLKVRLLTAFLFLVQRGLAAGITIYAPAIILAAMLGWDLNLTIIGVGALVIIYTVTGGTRAVSLTQKWQMMIILTGMFTAFFLLLQSLPESFGFTDALHVAGKSGRLEIVDFSFDLKKRYTIWTGIGGGFFLALSYFGTDQSQVQRYLGGKSVNESRMGLIFNALLKIPMQFFILLTGVLVFVFYQLNDQPLLFNRNAVSAVQQSEYAEEFSQLNHQHHLLHDQKKETIHHLVQAIHEEDQDQTDIYQNQLQVMDKESKALRDQAQELAFQADPTTVSKDSDYVFLTYILDHLPKGIVGLLIAVILSAAMSSTSGELNALASTTTIDFYKRLGKVQSAKQEVLASKWLTLFWGILAISFALFARLVENLIEAVNILGSLFYGTVLGVFLIAFFLKKLKSFETFIGAIITQTLVIASFFILGDDVSYLLYNLLGCLSVLIFSYLVGLFRN; this is translated from the coding sequence ATGAGTCAAATTGACTGGGTAGTTTTAATTGGGACGCTCGCAACAATTGTGGGCTATGGAGTTTGGAAAACCCGAAAAAATGCCAACCTCAACGAATACCTCAAGGGAGGAAAAGACTTAGGCTGGGCTACTATTGGGCTTTCGGTAATGGCTACACAGGCCAGTGCCATCACCTTCATTTCCACACCCGGACAGGCTTATGAATCGGGAATGGCATTTGTGCAGAATTACTTCGGTCTGCCGCTTGCCCTGATTGTGGTTTGTGCGGTTTTCATTCCCATTTATTACAAGCTCAAAGTCTATACCGCCTACGAATACCTGGAACAGCGATTTGACCTCAAGGTCCGACTATTAACGGCCTTTTTGTTTCTCGTTCAGCGTGGACTCGCAGCAGGGATTACGATTTATGCGCCGGCCATTATACTGGCTGCGATGCTGGGTTGGGATTTGAACCTAACCATCATTGGAGTGGGAGCCCTTGTAATCATCTATACCGTTACCGGAGGTACCCGAGCGGTAAGCCTGACTCAGAAGTGGCAAATGATGATCATTCTTACCGGAATGTTCACTGCCTTTTTCCTTTTGCTGCAAAGCTTACCCGAATCCTTTGGATTTACCGACGCTCTGCATGTGGCTGGAAAATCGGGTCGTTTGGAAATCGTTGATTTTTCCTTTGATCTGAAAAAGAGATATACCATTTGGACCGGGATAGGTGGTGGATTTTTCTTAGCACTCTCCTACTTTGGCACCGATCAATCTCAAGTTCAACGCTACCTGGGTGGTAAATCCGTAAACGAAAGCCGAATGGGGCTCATTTTCAATGCCTTATTGAAGATCCCAATGCAGTTTTTCATTTTGCTGACCGGGGTATTGGTTTTCGTTTTTTACCAGCTTAATGATCAGCCCTTGTTGTTCAACAGAAATGCCGTTTCAGCCGTGCAGCAGTCTGAATATGCGGAAGAGTTTTCTCAACTCAATCACCAGCATCACCTTCTGCACGACCAGAAAAAGGAAACGATTCACCACCTCGTTCAGGCCATTCATGAAGAAGACCAGGATCAAACCGATATATACCAGAATCAATTGCAGGTGATGGACAAAGAGTCCAAAGCACTACGCGATCAGGCACAGGAATTGGCTTTTCAGGCCGATCCCACCACCGTATCCAAAGATTCAGATTACGTTTTCCTGACCTATATTCTCGACCATTTACCAAAAGGGATTGTAGGGTTATTGATAGCCGTGATACTTTCAGCTGCCATGTCTTCAACTTCGGGCGAGCTCAATGCATTGGCCTCAACCACTACGATCGATTTTTACAAGCGATTGGGAAAGGTCCAAAGTGCTAAACAGGAAGTATTGGCGTCGAAATGGCTCACCTTATTTTGGGGCATTCTGGCCATTAGCTTCGCCCTTTTTGCCCGCCTGGTGGAGAATTTGATTGAGGCGGTTAATATCCTTGGGTCCCTGTTTTACGGGACGGTTCTGGGTGTCTTTTTGATCGCTTTTTTCTTGAAAAAACTAAAGAGTTTTGAGACCTTTATTGGCGCTATCATCACCCAAACTTTGGTCATCGCATCCTTCTTCATTCTTGGCGATGACGTTAGCTATCTGTTATATAACCTCTTGGGCTGTCTATCAGTCCTGATTTTTTCCTACCTTGTGGGGCTTTTTAGAAATTGA